From the bacterium genome, one window contains:
- a CDS encoding gamma carbonic anhydrase family protein produces the protein MLIPLDGIAPRIAATAYVQASAQVIGDVHLGDESSVWFNAVLRGDVFPIRIGARTSIQDNSTVHVTTGRHATEVGDDVTVGHNVVLHGCRIGDRCLIGIGAIVLDRCVVGDDCIVGAGALLTPGTVVPPGHLVLGRPATIVRPLRDAERAHVLQSARGYVANAARYRAQGI, from the coding sequence ATGCTGATCCCCCTCGACGGCATCGCGCCGCGCATCGCGGCCACCGCCTACGTGCAGGCCAGCGCCCAGGTGATCGGCGATGTGCACCTCGGCGACGAGTCGAGCGTCTGGTTCAACGCCGTGCTGCGCGGCGACGTCTTTCCCATCCGCATCGGCGCCCGCACCAGCATCCAGGACAACAGCACCGTGCACGTGACCACCGGCCGGCACGCGACCGAGGTCGGCGACGACGTCACCGTCGGACACAACGTCGTCCTGCACGGCTGCCGGATCGGCGACCGCTGCCTGATCGGCATCGGCGCCATCGTGCTCGACCGCTGCGTCGTCGGCGACGACTGCATCGTCGGCGCCGGCGCGCTGCTGACGCCCGGCACCGTCGTGCCGCCCGGTCACTTGGTCCTCGGCCGCCCGGCGACGATCGTCCGGCCGCTCCGCGACGCCGAGCGCGCGCACGTGCTGCAGTCGGCGCGCGGCTACGTCGCGAACGCGGCGCGCTATCGCGCCCAGGGCATCTGA